Genomic DNA from Lactuca sativa cultivar Salinas chromosome 8, Lsat_Salinas_v11, whole genome shotgun sequence:
atttttatCACATTCAAAAAAGTGAACCTCTAGATCTCTCATTTATGtaaaaagacataaataccctccTACTTACTTCTTGAGCCTGAGCCGGGGTAGCAACCTTTCCGGTTCCAATAGCCCAAACTGGCTCATAAGCCAGGACAACATTATCCCAATTTTTTATCTTATCTgcgaattaaaaaaatatatatattcatgaaaatgatagataTTTGTTACTTTCACATTgtaaaaaacaattaaacaatttaaaaatgaaaaataaaacatataataaTTTCCAAATCACCTGCAATTGCCTTAGTTTGTGCAGCAACAACTTTCATAGTTGTTCCAGCTTCCCGCTCTTGAAGAGTCTCCCCAACACATGCAATCACCTTCAAGCCTTGAGAAAGTGCATACGCAACCTTGTCTCCAACAaactgataaaaaaaaataatttggaAAAGGTAAATGTAAATCATAATCCTATTAATGTCTTCATTATCAAATGGGGATAaagaaattattaaaaaaaaggaCCTCGTTTGATTCGTTCATTAGAGCTCTCCTTTCAGAGTGACCAATGATGACCCAAGGGATGCCCAAGTTCAGAAGCATCTCTGCACTGCATATACAAAAAAATGGATAGTTATCATATGGTTAATGAATGTTTTTGGATAGGAGATTGATTAAATAGTAAATACATAGAAACATACCTAATTTCACCAGTGAATGCACCTCCTTTTTTAACCCAACAATTTTGAGCAGCGATATGAAATTCAGGCTTCAGTTCGCTTTTAACAGAGGGGATAAAGACAAAAGGAGGGCTCACCACAACCTCTGAAAATGGAAAATGGTTGAGTTTGAGATATTAATCATGAAATCAGAATCTATCTTATCAAAATCCAAAGAGAATGACAGTGTTTTACTTAATAATGAAATCAGAACAACATTATATTGTTTAGGGTTTACCTACAACATCTTTAGATGGCACTTGAGCTGCATTAAGTGTTGACACGATCTTCTTAACCTCCTCCGAGGTTCCATTCTACAATAAAAAGATAGTTAGATCAGTTAATTAACAAAAATAAGCAATTTCCTTAATCATAATCACTGAAGGCGAAAGGATATGGAATCGCTAATGAATACATTTATTTATTCGTATGATTGTTTTTCCCTCTCCAATAGAATCAATTTTCAGAATCCATTGAAACCAATGGAAGAATAAATCAATCCTCAAGCGAACATTATATAAAGTATTctaaatctgattacatatttgAATCGACaaatcaagaacactcaagacaGGATTCTCATTAGATAAACAACAAACAATTGCTTATTTTAATTGGAAGATTAAACGGATATCAACAATGCAACTcgaaacaaatcaatagaagatGATACATTAAATGATTGAAATGGAAATCGTGATGGATGCTTACGCATTTCCAGTTGCCACCTACGAAGAATAATCGTCCCATTTTCTGACAAAAAGTTTCACAGCAAGAAAAAGCTTCTCCGATTGGCTTCGATAAATGGAACGAGATGGATCACAATATTATTATGGAAGTGGTTTTCTCCGATTAATATGCATGGAAAGTAGATTTTAACGGATCACAGACTAATTATATTGACGAATTACGAGaatgaaaataaaattaaagccgttacatttttttttatgtttttataaatatagaTAGATGATACTTCACCTAAATTACCAATAATGATTAacataatatcttatattatatGTATTATTCTCTAAAGCCTTATTCCAATTAAATTAACTTATTCCATAATTTATGTGAATGATTCTACAAAAAATACGCACTTAAGCCCACTACAAAGAATGGCCCAAACCACAGACAAAGAAATACTCACTTAAGCCCACTACAAAGAATGGCCCAAAACAACGACAAAGAAATACTCACTTAAGCGGTTAAGCCCTAGTATGATACATGCAACTAGGGATGaaatttagaaccggaaaaccggaccggaaccggaatcggatcggaaccggaaccggaatatGTAGAATtgggtccggttccgggtttaaaaattggttttatccgggttccgggtaatccgggtttgggtccatcgggtccgggtaaaccgggtctaaaaaccgaaaccggtttttggaaccggaaccacttttagggccagAACcgatttttgtgaaacgtttaaaagatgcatatcttatttgtttcaactccaattgacatacggttttttccaacatgtattttagagtttgtacatgattttagactataaagttatcatttttagttttatattcattgactttgacttacagtcctccaaagttgaaatatcaaagctggaagtttttagtttttcagttttttgtattcggtgaaagttttaaaacatgcatatctaattcgtttgaagtcggattgacatgtggttttttccaacttcaaGTTTACattttgtacatgagtttagactataattttgtcatttttggcttAACATttaatgatttacagtcctccgaagtcggaatatcaaaactgaaaattttcaacttctcagctatttgtttttgtactttgtattatgtgaaaatattaacacaagcatatctcatttatttaaagtcggattgacatgcgggtttttccagagtgtattttagagtttgtacatgattttagactataattttgttaattttggtttcgtATTCGATGaattacagtcccccaaagtcaggatatcaatatgaaaatttttaaagtacaaccgactaagtagtaagtaattaccaaaaaattccggttttttcgggttttctggttctaaacccactttattcggtttcaacctacccactttgatgtttccgggttttccggttctagacccactttacccggaaccatacccggaaccgaaccggaaccgattCCTATATACCGGATTACCGGTCCGGTTTTCGattctataaaatcccgttaaccggttccggtttttccgggtccgggtccatccggtccggttggacccactttcatccctacgtGCAACCATAAAACAACATAACACCGATAATTCATAAAATAAAACTTATTATAATCATTTCTCTTAAAAACATAGCAAAACGAAACCATAAATATTTGGTTGTGCTAGAATTTTGAAACTTAGAGTGAAACTATGACATTGTGCCAACAAAATGGATCACTTATTACTCTTTGAATAATTAAAGTCGTGGGACCAAACACGTATGTTGATAATAACTGTAGGGACCATTGCTGGAATACACTATTTTATCAAGGATCAAATTTGAGATTAAGGTTAGAATCCAACTTTGACACTGTATACAAGTCATTATCTAACTATTCGACCTAATCGATTAACATGCGCCAATCATCTATCTCTATTCTCTATTTTACAATCTACACGCCGTCGTTTTACAGGCCGGAAAGCTGTCGGAGACATGAGCCGGATTGGTTTGCCTCTGGGTTCCAACAGCGACCTGAAAACCAGTAGACATGAGCACCCTTTTAACTTCCCCAGTTCTTCAAATCGATCACTACCATGTCTACCAAATGAAGATCCACTTCAAGGTAAATTCTTCCAACAAATCTCTTGTGTATGCACTTCTATTCGAACAGAT
This window encodes:
- the LOC111914237 gene encoding triosephosphate isomerase, cytosolic — encoded protein: MGRLFFVGGNWKCNGTSEEVKKIVSTLNAAQVPSKDVVEVVVSPPFVFIPSVKSELKPEFHIAAQNCWVKKGGAFTGEISAEMLLNLGIPWVIIGHSERRALMNESNEFVGDKVAYALSQGLKVIACVGETLQEREAGTTMKVVAAQTKAIADKIKNWDNVVLAYEPVWAIGTGKVATPAQAQEVHAELRKWLETNIKAEVAAKTRIIYGGSVNGSNCKELAGQNDLDGFLVGGASLKPEFIDIIKAAEVKK